A genomic stretch from Desulfotignum balticum DSM 7044 includes:
- a CDS encoding DUF4037 domain-containing protein produces MISKKFSGFRHRIAAGMVGEGSECLGFDDPISRDHDWGPGFCLWLDDNDFDEIGKPLQSAYDQLPRMFMGFVRKPGPLSNGKVGVFKTSDFYKRFVGLAHAPETLLQWVRQSDESLCACTSGDVFSDPLGRFSRIRQILLDFYPEDVRMFKIACRCAACARSGQYNFMRCAKRKEIFAAAYALHDFCSGLMGLVFLLKRRYSPFFKWKHRATRELGALGAAVHDQVNTLMRIRKDEDKQAIVESLSLSVINELKNQGLSDSNSDFLLDHSLSVQSRISSDMLRHSDVWGDH; encoded by the coding sequence ATGATCAGCAAAAAGTTTTCTGGTTTTCGCCACCGGATTGCCGCAGGCATGGTTGGTGAGGGCTCTGAATGTCTGGGATTTGATGACCCGATTTCCAGGGATCATGACTGGGGGCCAGGATTCTGCCTTTGGCTGGATGACAACGATTTTGATGAAATTGGTAAGCCCCTTCAGTCAGCCTATGATCAACTGCCCCGCATGTTCATGGGATTCGTCCGAAAACCCGGGCCGTTGAGCAACGGGAAAGTCGGCGTTTTCAAGACATCAGACTTTTATAAACGATTTGTCGGCCTGGCTCATGCGCCCGAAACGCTTTTGCAGTGGGTTCGGCAGTCAGATGAATCTCTTTGCGCCTGTACCAGCGGAGATGTTTTTAGTGACCCACTGGGCCGATTCTCCCGGATTCGTCAAATCCTGTTGGATTTTTATCCAGAAGATGTCCGGATGTTCAAAATTGCTTGCCGGTGTGCTGCATGTGCCAGATCGGGTCAGTACAATTTTATGCGCTGTGCCAAGCGAAAGGAAATATTTGCTGCCGCCTATGCGTTGCATGATTTCTGTTCAGGCCTCATGGGGCTGGTCTTTTTACTGAAACGCCGGTATTCTCCATTTTTTAAATGGAAACACCGGGCAACCAGGGAATTGGGTGCCTTAGGGGCCGCTGTCCATGATCAGGTGAACACATTGATGCGTATCCGAAAGGATGAGGATAAACAAGCGATTGTTGAAAGTCTGAGTCTTTCTGTTATCAATGAATTGAAAAATCAGGGGCTCAGTGATTCGAACAGTGATTTTTTGCTGGACCACAGCCTTTCGGTTCAGAGCAGGATTTCATCTGACATGCTCCGACACAGCGATGTCTGGGGGGACCATTGA
- a CDS encoding NAD-dependent epimerase/dehydratase family protein, producing MSRNILILGGSYFAGRALVDRLMQEKKGQVHTFNRGNIPLNLSEVNEIYGDRTDPFSVRHDLPYRTWDVVIDLCAYKPEDVEMVLELMNGTIGQYIFVSTISV from the coding sequence TTGAGCCGGAATATCCTGATCCTGGGGGGCAGTTATTTTGCGGGAAGGGCTTTGGTTGATCGGCTGATGCAGGAAAAAAAAGGTCAGGTTCACACCTTCAACCGTGGTAATATTCCTTTGAATTTGTCTGAGGTCAACGAAATATACGGCGATCGTACGGATCCTTTCTCCGTTCGGCACGATTTGCCTTACCGGACTTGGGATGTAGTCATCGATTTGTGCGCCTACAAGCCTGAGGATGTGGAAATGGTTCTGGAATTGATGAACGGAACTATCGGTCAGTATATCTTTGTCAGCACAATTAGTGTCTAG
- a CDS encoding DUF4125 family protein: MDVLKKNRKFLIKSILEMELNMFQRVNGGPSAPCQEQPDAFKKIRGSIYSFWSLDMLESYYGDLIMAQRNNRNLVYEKYARMDNKIPPINKSPLIGKIVEIEQKWQEELKSAYPVVYRHTCRDRSVVKDGSDFKVYLASELETFGNKTLEKYYDHVKKAIDKGKNLSMEMLRRLAENSGVESLEKLEAVMQKQVNP; encoded by the coding sequence ATGGATGTGTTAAAAAAAAACCGGAAGTTTTTGATCAAAAGCATCCTTGAGATGGAACTGAACATGTTTCAAAGGGTCAATGGGGGGCCAAGCGCACCCTGCCAGGAACAACCGGATGCATTCAAAAAGATCAGGGGAAGTATCTATTCGTTCTGGTCCCTTGACATGTTGGAATCCTATTACGGGGATTTAATCATGGCCCAGAGAAATAATCGGAATCTCGTTTATGAAAAATATGCCAGAATGGACAACAAGATTCCACCAATAAACAAGAGCCCGCTTATTGGAAAAATTGTCGAGATTGAACAGAAATGGCAGGAAGAACTAAAATCAGCTTATCCAGTGGTATATCGACATACCTGCCGGGATAGGAGCGTGGTTAAGGACGGAAGTGATTTTAAAGTTTATCTTGCCAGTGAGCTTGAAACTTTTGGTAACAAAACACTGGAAAAATACTACGACCATGTAAAGAAAGCCATTGATAAAGGAAAAAACTTATCCATGGAAATGCTCCGCAGGCTGGCTGAAAACAGTGGGGTGGAAAGTCTTGAAAAATTAGAGGCAGTTATGCAAAAACAGGTGAATCCATGA
- a CDS encoding class I adenylate-forming enzyme family protein, protein MKWNIGKILSKREAFSPDKIALIFEDTPLTYRDLNRESNRVAHFFAEKGLKKGDRIAVDLLNGPEFLACYFAAAKLGLIFVPMNYRLVSQELKYQLNRCNCSMLVFNDQFKEYIDPIRNSLDLKEENFVCVTIDGECPAWALDYRGVISHYPADEPIPERIIDLDDPLTILFTSGVTGSPKGAVITHGQTYFKCFQIINYTDMRQGDIVQSQAPLCHSAGLFAVSTPALSRGATLLMRSGFDPEKFSLDIERYSATIVFGLSTMMRFVLNSGVLDKVDLSSVRFVYGGGEKTSQTLYDELARKGLNLLPGFGQTENSAMALMPEHAPRSKYKSVGVANFFTELWIQNEKGQRVKPGEIGQIMARGPNVMKEYWDMPAETRTTIVDDVLHTGDLGYMDEDGYLYVVDRMKDMYRSGAENVYPAEVEAELIKHPKIEQVAIVGVPNEKWGETGKAFIVCSEGQTITHSEVAEYLDGKVARFKIPGYTQLLDSMPQTVTGKLRKGVLKKKYC, encoded by the coding sequence ATGAAATGGAATATCGGAAAAATCTTGAGCAAGCGTGAGGCGTTTAGCCCGGATAAAATCGCCCTGATATTTGAGGACACGCCTTTGACATACAGGGATCTGAATCGGGAGTCTAACCGGGTTGCCCATTTTTTTGCGGAAAAAGGATTGAAAAAAGGGGATCGGATTGCTGTGGACTTGCTGAATGGTCCTGAGTTTCTGGCATGCTATTTTGCGGCGGCAAAATTGGGACTGATCTTTGTCCCGATGAATTACCGACTTGTTTCACAGGAATTGAAATACCAGCTTAACCGGTGCAATTGCAGTATGTTGGTATTTAATGATCAATTCAAAGAATATATCGACCCCATACGGAATTCCCTGGATTTGAAAGAGGAAAATTTCGTGTGCGTGACCATAGATGGTGAATGTCCTGCCTGGGCTCTTGACTACCGGGGTGTCATCAGCCATTATCCTGCTGATGAACCGATTCCTGAACGCATCATTGATTTGGATGATCCGCTGACAATACTGTTTACCTCGGGAGTGACCGGCAGTCCCAAGGGCGCTGTCATCACCCATGGTCAGACCTATTTCAAATGTTTTCAAATAATCAATTATACAGATATGCGACAGGGGGACATCGTTCAATCGCAGGCACCTCTTTGTCATTCTGCCGGTCTTTTCGCTGTTTCCACGCCAGCTTTGAGCAGGGGGGCGACTTTGTTGATGCGGTCCGGATTCGATCCGGAGAAATTTTCCTTGGACATTGAGAGATACAGCGCTACCATTGTGTTTGGGCTCAGTACCATGATGCGTTTTGTGTTGAATTCAGGGGTCCTGGATAAAGTGGATTTAAGTTCTGTGCGGTTCGTCTACGGAGGCGGAGAAAAAACGTCCCAGACCCTTTATGATGAGCTGGCAAGAAAGGGTTTGAATTTGCTTCCAGGCTTCGGCCAGACCGAAAATTCCGCAATGGCCCTGATGCCAGAACATGCACCCCGATCGAAATACAAGTCTGTCGGAGTGGCCAATTTTTTTACGGAATTATGGATTCAGAACGAAAAAGGGCAAAGGGTCAAACCCGGAGAAATCGGTCAGATTATGGCTAGGGGTCCCAATGTGATGAAAGAATACTGGGATATGCCAGCGGAAACACGGACCACGATTGTGGATGACGTGTTGCATACCGGAGACCTTGGATATATGGATGAGGATGGCTATCTGTATGTTGTGGACCGGATGAAAGATATGTATCGATCAGGTGCGGAAAATGTGTATCCGGCTGAGGTGGAAGCTGAATTGATAAAGCATCCGAAAATCGAGCAGGTGGCCATTGTGGGCGTTCCCAATGAAAAATGGGGAGAAACCGGAAAAGCCTTTATTGTCTGTTCTGAAGGCCAGACAATAACCCATTCGGAAGTCGCTGAATATCTGGACGGTAAGGTCGCCAGATTTAAAATACCCGGATACACTCAACTGCTTGATTCAATGCCGCAGACTGTAACTGGTAAGTTGAGAAAGGGGGTGTTAAAGAAAAAATATTGTTAA
- the sucC gene encoding ADP-forming succinate--CoA ligase subunit beta, which produces MKIHEYQAKELFRTFNVPVARSGVAFSKEEALKVAEDLGQYPVVVKAQIHAGGRGKGGGVKLAANSEQVMTIVDQFLGMRLVTDQTGPEGRIVRKVLIEAGQSIDKEFYLSLLVDRKTEKIVIMASQAGGVDIENVAAKTPEKIIRVFVDPLIGIQGYQMRQVGFQLGFPAPAMKQLYGLLFNLYRFFVKYDVSLVEINPLILTSEGNVMALDAKVDFDSNALFRHKDLLELRDLDEEDPMEVEASSYNLNYINLDGNVGNIVNGAGLAMATMDIIKNAGASPANFMDVGGGASAEQVENAFRIILADPKVKAVLINIFGGILRCDVFARGVVEAAKKTGVTVPVVVRMEGTNVEEGRQILADSDLNLTSASDLADAAEKIAAAVN; this is translated from the coding sequence ATGAAGATACATGAATATCAGGCCAAGGAGTTGTTTCGAACATTCAATGTCCCGGTTGCCAGAAGCGGTGTGGCATTTTCAAAAGAAGAGGCACTCAAGGTTGCTGAAGATCTCGGTCAGTATCCAGTGGTGGTGAAAGCTCAGATCCATGCCGGTGGTCGCGGTAAAGGCGGTGGAGTCAAACTTGCGGCAAATTCCGAACAGGTGATGACCATTGTGGATCAGTTTTTGGGAATGCGTCTGGTCACTGATCAAACCGGACCGGAAGGCAGAATCGTCCGAAAAGTACTGATTGAAGCCGGTCAGAGTATTGATAAGGAGTTTTATCTGAGTCTTTTGGTTGATAGAAAGACTGAAAAAATAGTGATTATGGCAAGCCAGGCTGGGGGGGTCGATATTGAAAATGTTGCTGCAAAGACACCAGAAAAGATTATCAGGGTGTTTGTGGACCCACTTATAGGTATCCAGGGATATCAGATGCGGCAAGTGGGATTCCAGCTGGGTTTTCCGGCACCTGCCATGAAACAATTATATGGGTTGCTGTTCAATCTGTATCGTTTTTTTGTGAAATATGACGTATCTCTTGTGGAAATCAATCCATTGATTTTGACCTCGGAGGGAAATGTCATGGCTCTGGACGCCAAGGTGGATTTTGATTCCAACGCCCTGTTCCGGCACAAGGACCTGCTGGAATTAAGGGATCTGGACGAAGAAGACCCCATGGAGGTGGAAGCCTCGTCATACAATCTCAATTACATCAACCTGGACGGCAATGTGGGCAATATCGTCAACGGTGCCGGCCTGGCCATGGCCACCATGGATATCATCAAGAACGCCGGGGCCTCGCCTGCCAATTTCATGGATGTGGGGGGCGGCGCATCGGCCGAGCAGGTGGAAAACGCGTTCCGCATCATTCTGGCGGATCCGAAAGTCAAGGCCGTGCTCATCAATATTTTCGGCGGGATCTTAAGGTGTGACGTGTTTGCCAGAGGCGTGGTGGAAGCCGCCAAAAAGACCGGCGTCACCGTGCCCGTGGTGGTGCGCATGGAAGGCACCAACGTGGAAGAGGGCCGGCAGATTCTGGCGGACAGTGACCTGAACCTGACCAGTGCATCAGACCTGGCCGATGCAGCCGAAAAAATCGCAGCAGCAGTGAACTAA
- the sucD gene encoding succinate--CoA ligase subunit alpha, translating to MSIFVNKDTKVLVQGITGNEGSFHTRQCISYGTRIVAGVTPGKGGQKMDDVPVFNTVAGAVKETGADASLIFVPPPFGADAIMEAADAGVSLIVAITEGIPILDMVKVKNFLSSKKCRLIGPNCPGIITPEECKVGIMPGMIHKKGHVGVVSRSGTLTYEVVDQLTKNGMGQSTCIGIGGDPVNGTNFIDVLSAFEADPDTHAMVMVGEIGGSAEEDAAAYIKAHVTKPVVGFIAGLTAPPGRRMGHAGAIISGSSGTGDAKIKAFKENGIHVCENLGRIGQICKEVF from the coding sequence GTGAGTATATTTGTCAACAAAGATACAAAAGTACTGGTACAGGGAATTACCGGCAATGAAGGCAGTTTCCATACCAGACAGTGCATATCGTACGGGACCCGGATCGTGGCCGGGGTCACCCCGGGCAAGGGCGGACAGAAAATGGACGACGTCCCGGTGTTCAACACCGTGGCCGGGGCCGTCAAGGAAACCGGTGCCGATGCGTCCCTGATTTTCGTGCCCCCGCCGTTTGGGGCCGATGCCATCATGGAGGCGGCTGATGCCGGGGTGTCGCTCATTGTGGCCATCACCGAGGGGATCCCCATCCTGGACATGGTCAAGGTGAAAAATTTTTTAAGCAGTAAAAAATGCCGGTTGATCGGTCCCAACTGCCCGGGAATCATCACGCCCGAAGAGTGCAAGGTCGGGATCATGCCGGGTATGATTCACAAAAAAGGCCATGTGGGTGTGGTGTCCCGGTCCGGGACCCTGACCTATGAGGTGGTGGATCAGCTCACCAAAAACGGCATGGGCCAGTCCACCTGCATCGGCATCGGCGGGGACCCCGTGAACGGCACCAATTTCATCGATGTACTGTCCGCGTTTGAAGCGGATCCGGACACCCACGCCATGGTGATGGTGGGAGAGATCGGGGGCAGTGCCGAAGAAGATGCCGCCGCCTATATCAAGGCCCATGTCACCAAGCCCGTGGTGGGATTCATCGCCGGGCTCACGGCCCCGCCGGGCCGCCGCATGGGACATGCCGGCGCCATTATCTCCGGATCCAGCGGGACCGGAGACGCCAAAATCAAGGCGTTCAAGGAAAACGGCATTCATGTGTGTGAAAATCTGGGACGGATCGGACAGATCTGCAAAGAGGTATTTTAG
- a CDS encoding fumarate reductase cytochrome b subunit, protein MESYIIEEYKPRSSRLPARLDLAQSGTGLILGLFMWVHMLLVGSIILGKGAFDFVAKTMELAFLSNTGHGYPIAVFFAVSGVFTLFIVHALLGMRKFPISWRQHRIMRDQMQMMKHTDTNLWYIQAVTGFIMFFAGSVHLYTMLVNPGSIDPFLSADRVVSGNYWFLYLILLICVELHASIGLYRLCMKWGWFTGKDARNSRKKIKTVKNRLTIFFLAIGFLALAMFVIIGFQHRSNAGEPYQGSAYQKTSPAVEEKSASAPDVDAEKPAAESSAAHPADTSHDTDTTPAASDDASDKAAAVTHDTADTHDTADTHEAAAADPDTADAHDAGANHDTDPMPETSSDAGAHDATQPATETH, encoded by the coding sequence TTGGAAAGTTATATTATTGAGGAATACAAACCAAGAAGCAGCCGGCTACCGGCCCGGCTGGATCTGGCCCAGAGCGGCACGGGCCTGATCCTGGGGCTGTTCATGTGGGTGCACATGCTTCTGGTGGGCAGTATCATTCTGGGCAAGGGCGCGTTTGATTTCGTGGCCAAAACCATGGAACTGGCGTTTTTGTCTAACACAGGGCACGGGTATCCCATTGCCGTTTTTTTCGCAGTATCCGGGGTGTTTACCCTGTTTATCGTTCATGCGCTTTTGGGGATGCGCAAGTTTCCCATTTCCTGGCGCCAGCACCGGATCATGAGAGATCAGATGCAGATGATGAAACACACGGACACCAATTTGTGGTATATCCAGGCCGTGACCGGTTTTATCATGTTTTTTGCCGGGTCCGTGCATCTGTATACCATGCTGGTGAACCCGGGCAGCATCGATCCGTTTCTGTCCGCAGACCGGGTGGTGTCCGGCAATTACTGGTTTCTGTACCTGATTCTGCTCATCTGTGTGGAACTGCATGCCAGCATCGGCTTGTACCGGCTGTGCATGAAATGGGGATGGTTCACAGGCAAGGATGCCAGAAACTCCCGCAAAAAAATTAAAACAGTGAAAAACCGCCTGACCATTTTCTTTCTGGCCATCGGATTTCTGGCGCTGGCCATGTTCGTCATCATCGGTTTCCAGCACCGGAGCAATGCCGGTGAACCCTATCAGGGAAGCGCCTACCAGAAGACATCCCCTGCCGTGGAGGAAAAATCCGCATCAGCACCGGATGTTGACGCAGAAAAACCGGCGGCTGAATCCAGCGCCGCCCATCCGGCAGACACATCCCATGACACCGATACCACTCCGGCAGCATCAGACGACGCGTCAGACAAGGCGGCAGCAGTGACCCATGACACGGCGGATACTCATGACACAGCCGATACCCATGAAGCGGCCGCAGCCGACCCTGATACGGCTGATGCCCATGATGCAGGGGCAAATCATGATACAGACCCCATGCCTGAGACTTCATCGGATGCGGGGGCCCATGACGCCACCCAGCCTGCCACTGAAACGCATTAA
- a CDS encoding fumarate reductase flavoprotein subunit: protein MKVIYTDSLVIGGGLAGLRVAIASMQRGFDTIVLSLIPAKRSHSAAAQGGMQASLGACVKGDGDDEDVHFGDTVKGSDWGCDQDVARMFVNTAPKAIRQLAAWGVPWSRVRGGDREVIINGEKVTITEKHEAHGLITARDFGGTKKWRTCFTSDGTGHTMLYAMDNKAIQLGIPVHERKEAVALIHEDGVCYGAIVRDLITGELIAYVAKATTIATGGYGRLYAVTTNAVISEGIGTAIALETGVAALGNMEAVQFHPTAIVPVGILTTEGCRGDGGLLLDKDGYRFMPDYEPDKKELASRDVVSRRMTEHMRKGKGVPSPYGDHLWLDITLLGRKHIEKNLREVKEICEYFLGIDPVKEYIPVRPTQHYSMGGVRTKATGESPTLKGLFSAGEAACWDMHGFNRLGGNSVAETVVAGMIVGEFVADYCETSSLNVSTSTIEHFVKREEKKIADLLVRDYGENPYELKAEMQQIMMDKVGIFRNGPHLEQAVEELQVLNQRARSIALRNRISSSNPELVEAIRVPKMIKLALCVAYGAMLRTESRGAHAREDYPERNDRDWLKRTLTTWPDETADLPDVSYEDLDVMKMEMPPGSRGYGVDNTILHPDTEKRIAEIEEIKKANPKADRFALHQLLNPTPIPEKFKGKNERIGRGYK, encoded by the coding sequence ATGAAAGTTATATATACGGATTCACTTGTCATCGGCGGCGGCCTGGCAGGGCTCAGAGTTGCCATCGCCTCCATGCAGCGGGGGTTTGACACCATTGTCCTCTCGCTGATCCCTGCCAAACGGTCCCATTCCGCAGCGGCCCAGGGCGGCATGCAGGCCAGCCTGGGCGCCTGTGTCAAAGGTGACGGAGATGATGAAGATGTACATTTTGGAGACACGGTCAAAGGCAGTGACTGGGGATGCGACCAGGATGTGGCCAGAATGTTTGTCAACACGGCCCCCAAAGCGATCCGCCAGCTGGCGGCTTGGGGGGTTCCCTGGTCCCGGGTCAGAGGCGGGGACCGGGAGGTGATCATCAATGGTGAAAAAGTCACCATCACGGAAAAACATGAAGCCCACGGCCTGATCACGGCCAGAGATTTCGGGGGTACCAAGAAATGGCGCACCTGTTTCACTTCCGACGGCACGGGCCATACCATGCTGTATGCCATGGACAACAAGGCGATCCAGCTGGGCATCCCCGTGCATGAACGAAAAGAGGCCGTGGCCCTGATCCATGAGGACGGGGTCTGTTACGGGGCCATTGTCAGAGACCTGATCACGGGTGAGCTCATCGCCTATGTGGCCAAGGCCACCACCATTGCCACGGGCGGGTATGGAAGGCTGTATGCCGTGACCACCAACGCCGTGATCTCCGAGGGCATCGGCACAGCCATTGCCCTGGAAACCGGGGTGGCCGCCCTGGGGAACATGGAAGCCGTCCAGTTTCATCCCACGGCCATCGTGCCCGTGGGTATTCTCACCACGGAAGGATGCCGCGGTGACGGCGGGCTTTTGCTGGACAAGGACGGATACCGGTTCATGCCGGATTACGAGCCGGACAAAAAAGAGCTGGCCTCCCGGGACGTGGTGTCCCGGCGCATGACCGAGCACATGAGAAAAGGCAAGGGCGTGCCCTCTCCCTATGGGGATCATTTGTGGCTGGACATCACCTTGCTGGGCAGAAAACACATTGAAAAAAACCTGCGGGAAGTCAAAGAGATCTGCGAGTATTTCCTGGGCATCGACCCGGTAAAAGAATACATTCCCGTCCGGCCCACCCAGCATTATTCCATGGGCGGGGTGAGAACCAAAGCCACGGGGGAAAGCCCCACCCTCAAGGGGTTGTTTTCCGCCGGGGAAGCCGCGTGCTGGGACATGCACGGGTTCAACCGGTTAGGGGGCAATTCCGTGGCCGAAACCGTGGTGGCCGGCATGATCGTGGGTGAATTTGTGGCCGATTATTGTGAAACCAGTTCCCTGAATGTGTCCACCTCCACCATCGAGCATTTTGTAAAAAGAGAGGAAAAGAAAATTGCAGACCTGCTGGTCAGAGATTACGGGGAAAACCCCTATGAACTCAAAGCGGAGATGCAGCAGATCATGATGGACAAGGTGGGTATTTTCCGCAACGGGCCGCATCTGGAACAGGCCGTGGAAGAATTGCAGGTACTCAACCAGCGGGCCCGAAGCATTGCGCTTCGCAACCGGATTTCATCGTCTAATCCCGAACTGGTGGAAGCCATCCGGGTGCCCAAGATGATCAAGCTGGCCCTGTGCGTGGCCTATGGCGCCATGCTAAGAACCGAAAGCAGAGGGGCCCATGCCAGGGAAGATTATCCGGAACGAAACGACCGAGACTGGCTCAAACGCACCCTGACCACCTGGCCGGATGAGACCGCGGATCTGCCCGATGTCTCCTATGAGGATCTGGACGTCATGAAAATGGAAATGCCGCCGGGGTCCCGGGGATATGGCGTGGACAACACCATTCTTCATCCGGACACGGAAAAACGGATCGCTGAAATCGAAGAGATCAAAAAAGCCAATCCCAAGGCGGACCGGTTCGCGCTTCATCAGCTGCTGAATCCCACACCTATTCCGGAAAAATTTAAAGGTAAAAACGAGCGTATCGGCAGGGGGTACAAATAA
- a CDS encoding fumarate reductase iron-sulfur subunit has translation MDDQARVLKFQIFRYNPQKKGDKPRMVTYEITEAPGMTIFIALNEIRETQDPSLQFDFVCRAGICGSCAMVINGQPDLACRTLTAKFPDGEIKLLPLPGFELIGDLSVNTGKFMRAMSERVESWIHDKEADLVNYDELEERMDPDVADEIYELERCVECGACVSACATKRMRPDFLSAVGFMRLARFALDPRDKRTDEEFYEIMGNDDGVFGCMTLLGCEDYCPKDLPHQTQIAYLRRKMALIR, from the coding sequence ATGGACGATCAGGCAAGAGTGTTGAAATTTCAGATATTCCGCTACAACCCCCAGAAAAAGGGGGACAAGCCCCGGATGGTGACCTATGAAATCACGGAAGCCCCGGGTATGACCATATTCATCGCGTTGAACGAGATCAGAGAAACCCAGGACCCGTCCCTGCAGTTTGATTTTGTGTGCCGGGCCGGTATCTGCGGGTCCTGCGCCATGGTGATCAACGGGCAGCCGGACCTGGCCTGCCGGACCCTGACCGCCAAGTTCCCGGACGGGGAGATCAAACTGCTGCCCTTGCCCGGATTTGAACTCATCGGAGATCTGTCCGTGAACACGGGCAAGTTCATGCGGGCCATGAGCGAGCGGGTGGAATCCTGGATCCATGATAAAGAAGCGGACCTGGTGAATTATGATGAGCTTGAAGAGCGCATGGACCCGGATGTGGCCGACGAGATCTATGAACTGGAACGGTGCGTGGAATGCGGGGCCTGTGTGTCTGCCTGCGCCACCAAGCGGATGCGTCCGGATTTTCTGTCTGCCGTGGGGTTCATGCGTCTGGCACGGTTTGCCCTGGATCCCAGAGACAAGCGGACGGATGAAGAGTTCTACGAAATCATGGGCAATGATGACGGGGTGTTCGGGTGTATGACGCTTCTGGGGTGTGAGGACTATTGTCCCAAAGACCTGCCCCACCAGACCCAGATCGCGTACCTGCGGCGCAAAATGGCGCTGATCCGATGA
- a CDS encoding fumarate hydratase, whose amino-acid sequence MTEFNYDPLFPLGEDTTEYRMLTRDFVRTKEFEGSEVLLVEPRALTLLAQTAFKDVAHLYRVDHLKQLQAVMEDPDSSDNDRYVALELLKNAVISAEKIYPMCQDTGTAIIMGKKGQQVWTWSDDEKELSKGVFEAYTQNYLRYSQNAPLTMYQEKNTKTNLPAQVDIAAVQGDEYGFLFMAKGGGSANKTALFQMTKAVLNSEESLLDFMADKMKALGTTACPPYHIAFVIGGTSAETNLKAVKLASARFLDTLPTKGSDTGHAFRDVDLEEKVLARAQHLGLGAQFGGKHFALDIRIIRMPRHGASCPIGIGVSCSADRQIKGKITRQGIFLEQLEENPSSYLPKVEPEIKAGVHINLNRPMDEIRSELSKYPVSTRLSLTGKIIVARDIAHAKFMEQYQQGKGLPSYLKKHIIYYAGPSKRPEGELSGSFGPTTASRMDPYVPIFQEQGASLIMLAKGNRSREVTDSCRIHGGFYLGSIGGPAARLGKDFIKKVELKEYEELGMEAVYMITVENFPAFIIVDDKGNDFYAGLL is encoded by the coding sequence ATGACTGAATTCAATTATGATCCGCTGTTTCCTTTGGGCGAAGACACCACTGAATACCGGATGCTGACCAGAGATTTTGTCCGGACCAAGGAGTTTGAAGGCAGCGAAGTCCTTCTGGTGGAACCCCGGGCCCTGACCCTTCTGGCCCAGACCGCGTTCAAAGATGTGGCCCACCTGTACCGGGTCGATCACTTAAAGCAGCTGCAAGCCGTGATGGAAGATCCGGACAGTTCCGACAATGACCGGTACGTGGCCCTGGAACTGCTGAAAAACGCGGTGATATCCGCTGAAAAAATATATCCCATGTGCCAGGATACGGGCACGGCCATTATCATGGGCAAAAAAGGCCAGCAGGTGTGGACCTGGTCGGATGATGAAAAAGAGCTGTCCAAAGGGGTGTTTGAAGCCTATACCCAAAATTACCTGCGGTACTCCCAGAATGCGCCGCTGACCATGTACCAGGAAAAAAATACCAAAACCAACCTGCCGGCCCAGGTGGATATCGCTGCGGTCCAGGGGGATGAATACGGGTTCCTGTTCATGGCCAAGGGCGGGGGATCCGCCAACAAGACGGCGTTGTTCCAGATGACCAAGGCCGTACTCAATTCCGAGGAGAGTCTCTTGGATTTTATGGCCGATAAAATGAAAGCATTGGGTACTACAGCCTGCCCACCATATCACATCGCGTTTGTCATCGGCGGCACGTCGGCGGAAACCAACCTTAAAGCCGTGAAACTGGCTTCAGCCAGGTTCCTGGATACCCTGCCCACCAAAGGCAGTGATACGGGGCATGCGTTCCGGGATGTTGATCTGGAGGAAAAAGTGCTGGCACGGGCTCAACATTTAGGCCTGGGTGCCCAGTTCGGTGGAAAGCATTTCGCCTTAGACATCCGGATCATCCGTATGCCCCGGCACGGGGCATCATGTCCCATAGGCATTGGAGTTTCCTGTTCCGCCGACCGGCAGATCAAGGGCAAGATTACCAGACAAGGAATCTTTCTGGAACAGTTGGAAGAAAATCCATCAAGCTATCTGCCAAAGGTTGAACCTGAAATCAAAGCCGGAGTTCATATCAATCTGAATCGGCCCATGGACGAAATCCGGTCCGAACTGTCAAAATATCCAGTTTCCACGAGACTTTCTTTAACTGGAAAGATTATCGTTGCCAGGGATATCGCCCATGCCAAATTCATGGAACAGTATCAGCAGGGTAAAGGCCTTCCATCCTATTTGAAAAAACATATCATCTATTATGCCGGACCTTCGAAGCGCCCGGAAGGAGAATTGTCTGGTTCATTCGGACCTACAACTGCATCTCGCATGGATCCTTATGTCCCGATATTCCAGGAGCAGGGTGCCTCTCTGATCATGCTGGCCAAAGGAAACAGGAGTAGGGAGGTAACCGATTCTTGCAGGATACACGGTGGCTTTTACCTTGGGTCTATTGGAGGGCCTGCGGCCCGCCTGGGCAAGGATTTCATCAAAAAAGTGGAACTCAAGGAATACGAAGAACTGGGCATGGAAGCCGTGTACATGATCACGGTGGAAAATTTTCCCGCCTTTATCATCGTGGATGACAAAGGCAATGATTTTTACGCCGGCCTGCTCTGA